Proteins encoded by one window of Enterococcus saccharolyticus subsp. saccharolyticus:
- a CDS encoding FTR1 family protein has product MIPFREGLEAMLIISLLLSVVKQGDSKAAKRWIIGGSALGGITSLAIGVLVYYVLSVVAFGTNSQLINGYSGVFFQVSC; this is encoded by the coding sequence ATGATTCCTTTTCGAGAAGGTTTAGAAGCGATGTTAATTATCAGTTTGTTACTTTCTGTTGTAAAGCAAGGGGATAGTAAAGCAGCAAAACGTTGGATTATTGGTGGGAGTGCCTTGGGTGGTATCACGAGTTTAGCGATTGGTGTCTTGGTTTATTATGTGTTATCTGTCGTCGCTTTTGGGACCAATAGCCAATTGATTAATGGTTATTCCGGTGTTTTTTTTCAAGTGTCATGTTAG
- a CDS encoding Dyp-type peroxidase translates to MTAFYKEKSQSTSSSGVFGLAALAFLAVIREGLEIVIFIIGLVGKVSIQQLIGGFLQGGKDETPRNLFGFKDGTANVEHETTSGYDEVVWAGPDEPTWFQEGTYLGYRKIKMLLEIWDRSSLLDQEDTFGRKKESGAAYGRQEEFEPVILSKQPIDSHVKLAKDVKKKMHRRAYSYQNGIDEITGTIEAGLLFIAFTQNPEEQYIPMLQLMGRKDKLNEYTIPIGNGLYACQKGLKNGEYFGQRLFA, encoded by the coding sequence ATGACTGCATTCTACAAAGAAAAAAGTCAGAGCACATCTTCAAGTGGTGTATTCGGACTGGCCGCGTTAGCCTTTTTAGCTGTGATTCGTGAAGGCTTAGAAATCGTTATTTTTATTATTGGTTTAGTCGGAAAAGTATCGATACAACAATTAATTGGTGGTTTTTTACAAGGAGGAAAAGATGAAACGCCACGTAATTTATTTGGATTTAAAGATGGAACAGCGAATGTGGAACATGAAACAACATCAGGGTATGACGAGGTTGTTTGGGCAGGTCCAGATGAGCCGACATGGTTTCAAGAGGGGACTTATCTAGGTTATCGAAAAATCAAAATGTTGTTGGAAATTTGGGATCGCTCCAGTTTATTAGATCAAGAAGATACCTTTGGACGCAAGAAAGAATCGGGTGCAGCATATGGGCGCCAAGAGGAATTTGAACCAGTTATTTTATCAAAGCAACCAATCGATTCCCATGTAAAATTAGCCAAAGACGTTAAAAAGAAAATGCATCGTCGTGCGTATTCGTATCAGAATGGTATTGATGAAATAACCGGTACGATTGAAGCAGGTTTATTGTTTATTGCTTTCACCCAAAATCCAGAAGAACAATATATTCCTATGTTGCAACTAATGGGTAGAAAAGATAAATTGAATGAATATACGATTCCCATTGGTAATGGTTTGTATGCTTGCCAAAAAGGCTTGAAGAACGGTGAATATTTTGGGCAACGGTTGTTCGCTTAG
- a CDS encoding M20 family metallo-hydrolase: MMQTAQTIQDIIEKVATFTNDDAPKITRLVYQESWVQAQDYLLTLGQSLGMNVAIDEMGNGILTVKGTEEGVVTLGSHLDSVVDAGKYDGVYGIAAAIIAVKELVDSYGTPKQDMQIFLFSEEEGSRFPMNFSGSRFIIDDLPEMEQLKDGDGAFFMAERKKALDVLKAKFPVGQAQQPISFAEIHIEQGPVLERKNKQIGLVTGIVAQKKFTVTVNGEANHAGTTPMSMRKDALKQALQLIGYLEEVTQTIGEPFVYTVGEMKVSPNVTNVVPRQAVFSIDIRHLDAHQLDVFEEKMHAYIQKKEAQTGMTMSVECWLNEPSERMDTEFLTLLETICKEKKLTYEKMPSGAGHDTQIMNLVTRTALLFVPSHNGISHSPYEYTASEDLENGKEVLKELIHRLAY; the protein is encoded by the coding sequence ATGATGCAAACAGCACAAACCATTCAAGATATTATTGAAAAAGTCGCGACATTCACCAATGATGATGCACCCAAAATTACACGATTGGTGTATCAAGAGAGTTGGGTACAAGCACAAGATTATTTATTAACTTTGGGACAATCTTTGGGAATGAATGTGGCGATTGATGAAATGGGCAATGGTATTTTAACCGTTAAAGGAACTGAAGAAGGTGTAGTGACTTTAGGAAGTCACCTTGACTCTGTCGTTGATGCAGGAAAATACGATGGTGTTTATGGGATCGCTGCTGCAATTATTGCTGTGAAAGAATTGGTTGACAGTTATGGTACCCCAAAACAGGATATGCAGATTTTCCTTTTTTCAGAAGAGGAAGGAAGTCGTTTTCCAATGAATTTTTCCGGTTCTCGCTTTATTATTGATGATTTACCAGAGATGGAACAATTGAAAGATGGGGACGGTGCCTTTTTTATGGCAGAACGAAAAAAAGCGCTCGATGTTTTAAAAGCAAAATTTCCAGTAGGACAAGCACAACAACCGATTAGTTTTGCAGAAATTCATATTGAGCAGGGACCTGTATTAGAGCGGAAAAACAAGCAAATCGGACTTGTGACCGGCATTGTTGCCCAAAAGAAATTTACGGTCACTGTTAACGGTGAAGCAAATCATGCAGGGACAACACCAATGTCCATGCGTAAAGATGCCCTTAAACAAGCGCTTCAACTCATCGGTTATTTAGAAGAGGTTACCCAAACTATTGGCGAACCATTTGTTTACACAGTGGGAGAAATGAAGGTTAGTCCAAATGTCACGAATGTTGTGCCAAGACAAGCGGTCTTTTCTATTGATATTCGACATCTTGATGCGCATCAACTCGATGTTTTTGAAGAAAAAATGCATGCGTATATTCAAAAAAAAGAAGCTCAAACCGGCATGACAATGAGTGTTGAATGTTGGTTAAATGAACCTTCTGAAAGAATGGATACAGAGTTTTTAACGTTATTGGAAACAATTTGCAAAGAAAAAAAGCTGACTTATGAAAAAATGCCGAGTGGTGCTGGTCATGATACACAAATTATGAATCTTGTTACTAGAACTGCTCTACTATTTGTCCCAAGTCATAACGGTATCTCACATTCACCTTATGAATACACTGCTAGTGAGGATTTAGAAAATGGCAAAGAGGTACTGAAAGAATTGATCCATCGATTAGCGTATTAG
- a CDS encoding winged helix-turn-helix transcriptional regulator: MTEKIYNIGVEATMDVIGGKWKPIILCNLRDAPLRPSDLQRKIPGISQKMLTQQLRELEQANIVHRKSYHQVPPKVEYSLSDYGQTLSTVLDSLCEWGKLHVDTLQKQGHPIILLESE; this comes from the coding sequence ATGACAGAAAAAATTTATAACATTGGCGTTGAAGCAACTATGGATGTTATTGGTGGAAAATGGAAGCCGATTATTTTGTGTAATTTACGAGATGCCCCGTTGCGACCAAGTGATCTTCAACGTAAGATTCCGGGGATCAGTCAAAAAATGCTGACCCAACAATTACGTGAATTAGAACAAGCCAATATTGTGCATCGAAAATCCTATCACCAAGTACCACCTAAAGTAGAATATTCATTAAGTGACTATGGACAAACGCTAAGCACGGTTTTAGATAGTCTGTGCGAATGGGGAAAATTGCATGTCGATACGTTACAAAAACAAGGACACCCTATCATTCTTTTGGAGAGTGAATAA
- a CDS encoding aldo/keto reductase encodes MIQSFTDSVKLNNGVEIPGVGLGVFQIPEEETAEVVKAGIINGYRLIDTAQIYGNETATGLGIQEGLKATGLQREELVITTKVWNNHLSYEETKQAFEESLARLQLDYLDLYLIHWPGIDAFEEAWRALEALYAEGKIKAIGVSNFQIHHLEKLASFAKVMPVLNQIELHPKLSQRELRAFCQKQGIHVQAWSPLMQGALLTHPIVLEIAEKHQKSAAQVILRWDVQQDILLVVKSIHAKRMQSNAAIFDFELDQADMAKLHALNENLRVGPDPDVFDF; translated from the coding sequence ATGATTCAATCATTCACTGATAGCGTAAAATTAAACAATGGGGTAGAAATACCAGGAGTAGGTCTAGGTGTTTTTCAAATACCCGAAGAAGAGACTGCAGAAGTTGTCAAAGCAGGCATTATTAATGGCTATCGTTTAATTGACACAGCACAAATTTACGGAAATGAAACGGCAACTGGCTTAGGGATTCAGGAAGGATTAAAAGCCACAGGATTACAGCGTGAAGAGTTAGTTATTACGACCAAAGTCTGGAACAATCATTTGTCTTATGAAGAGACTAAACAAGCATTTGAAGAGAGCTTAGCACGCTTACAACTGGATTATTTAGATTTGTATTTAATTCATTGGCCCGGCATCGATGCGTTTGAAGAAGCGTGGCGTGCTTTAGAAGCGTTGTATGCTGAGGGGAAAATTAAAGCAATCGGTGTGAGTAATTTCCAAATTCATCATTTAGAAAAATTAGCATCTTTTGCTAAAGTGATGCCAGTGTTGAATCAAATTGAATTACATCCTAAACTATCACAACGAGAACTTCGTGCGTTTTGCCAAAAGCAAGGAATCCATGTACAAGCTTGGTCGCCTTTGATGCAAGGCGCGTTATTAACGCATCCAATTGTTTTGGAGATAGCTGAAAAACATCAAAAATCAGCAGCACAAGTCATTTTACGTTGGGATGTGCAACAAGATATTTTATTGGTTGTGAAATCTATCCATGCAAAACGGATGCAAAGTAATGCAGCAATTTTTGATTTTGAATTAGATCAAGCAGATATGGCTAAGTTGCATGCATTAAATGAAAATCTACGTGTGGGACCAGATCCGGATGTATTTGATTTTTAA
- a CDS encoding SDR family NAD(P)-dependent oxidoreductase, producing MELYLANKTVLVTGSTKGIGRAIAVEFAREGANVIINGRNEQMVQAIVDELQQQFPQTTPQAAPYDITDQAARAMLFAQFPDVDVLINNMGIFQPMDYFDITDDIWETYFQTNVLAGNALATFYLPKMLAKDFGRMLFIASEEAIMPSGEMAQYSMTKTMNLSLAKSLSTLTKGSNVTVNTILPGSTLTEGVQDMLVAMYQDSALSETEWEADFMKNHRPLSQIQRFIRPEEIGRFVTFVSSPAARSFSGAALRLDGGLVPTIF from the coding sequence ATGGAATTGTATTTAGCAAATAAGACAGTGTTGGTCACTGGTTCAACGAAAGGAATAGGGAGGGCAATTGCTGTAGAATTTGCACGTGAAGGGGCCAATGTCATTATCAATGGTCGTAACGAACAAATGGTTCAAGCAATTGTGGATGAATTACAACAACAATTTCCCCAAACCACACCGCAAGCTGCGCCGTATGATATAACCGATCAAGCTGCGCGTGCAATGCTGTTTGCACAATTTCCAGATGTCGATGTGTTAATCAATAATATGGGGATTTTTCAGCCGATGGATTATTTTGATATTACAGATGACATATGGGAAACGTATTTCCAGACCAATGTTTTAGCAGGCAATGCCCTTGCGACATTTTATTTGCCGAAGATGTTAGCGAAAGACTTTGGTCGGATGTTATTTATTGCCAGTGAAGAAGCAATTATGCCTTCTGGTGAGATGGCGCAATATAGCATGACGAAAACCATGAATTTGTCTTTAGCTAAAAGCTTGTCCACTTTAACTAAAGGCAGTAATGTGACAGTCAATACAATTTTACCAGGTTCCACGTTAACAGAAGGTGTGCAAGACATGTTGGTTGCCATGTATCAAGATAGCGCGTTGTCTGAAACGGAATGGGAAGCAGATTTTATGAAAAATCATCGACCGTTATCACAAATTCAACGTTTTATTCGTCCTGAAGAAATTGGTCGTTTCGTTACTTTTGTATCAAGTCCAGCTGCTCGCTCTTTTTCTGGAGCAGCATTGCGTTTAGATGGTGGTTTAGTTCCAACTATTTTTTAA
- a CDS encoding diaminopimelate dehydrogenase — protein MIKVGIIGYGNLGRGVERALKQNKDMELVGVFTRRAPETVTTEGASAYTMDELAAYRGKIDVCILCGGSATDLPVQTPELTHTFNTVDSFDTHAKIPEHFAAVDKVAKENQTVSVISTGWDPGLFSLNRLYAQSILPQGETYTFWGKGVSQGHSDALRRITGVADATQYTIPNTEIIERLKAGEELTLTIRDKHLRECFVVLTDDADADSIREEIVTMPNYFADYDTEVHFISQEELNRDHKAMPHGGTVLHTGTTHENTKQVIEYNLYLESNPEFTASVLVAYARACARLANEQAFGAYTVLDIAPKYLSAASDEELRKELL, from the coding sequence ATGATAAAAGTCGGAATTATTGGTTATGGTAATTTAGGTCGCGGTGTCGAACGTGCGTTAAAACAAAACAAAGATATGGAATTAGTTGGCGTATTTACCCGTCGCGCACCAGAAACAGTTACAACAGAAGGAGCATCCGCTTATACCATGGATGAGTTAGCTGCCTATCGAGGAAAAATTGATGTATGTATTTTATGTGGTGGTTCTGCAACTGATCTACCCGTTCAAACACCTGAACTTACACACACATTTAATACTGTTGACAGTTTTGACACACATGCGAAAATCCCAGAACATTTTGCAGCTGTTGATAAAGTTGCTAAAGAAAATCAAACCGTTTCTGTTATTTCTACGGGTTGGGATCCAGGTTTATTTAGTTTAAATCGTCTCTACGCCCAAAGCATTTTACCACAAGGCGAAACCTATACCTTTTGGGGCAAAGGCGTGAGCCAAGGACACTCGGATGCCTTACGTCGTATCACTGGTGTAGCTGATGCTACGCAATATACGATTCCCAATACAGAAATTATCGAACGACTAAAAGCTGGCGAAGAATTAACTTTAACGATTCGTGACAAACATTTACGTGAATGTTTTGTTGTGTTAACAGACGATGCAGATGCGGACAGTATTCGCGAAGAGATTGTAACGATGCCAAACTATTTTGCTGATTACGATACCGAAGTTCATTTTATTTCTCAAGAAGAACTAAATCGTGACCATAAAGCAATGCCTCATGGTGGAACTGTCTTGCATACGGGCACCACCCATGAAAATACCAAACAAGTTATTGAATACAATTTATATTTAGAGAGCAATCCTGAATTTACAGCCAGCGTGCTTGTTGCTTATGCTCGTGCCTGTGCACGTCTAGCAAACGAACAAGCTTTTGGTGCCTATACAGTGTTAGATATTGCACCAAAATACCTTTCTGCTGCCTCTGATGAAGAATTAAGAAAAGAACTATTGTAA
- a CDS encoding ABC transporter ATP-binding protein, whose protein sequence is MSTPVLEIRELHQIFEQGTINENHVLKGIDLTIQPGEFITIIGGNGAGKSTLLNSIAGAIPPKQGTILLNGKNVTKDSVIKRSKSISRVFQDPKLGTAVRLTVEENLALALKRGNKRGFGLAVKMKNRPFFKEQLATLNLGLENRLTAEIGLLSGGQRQAITLLMATLVRPDLILLDEHTAALDPKTSITVMELTDRLIKEHQLTAFMVTHDMEDAIKYGTRLIMLHQGKIVVDLSEEEKRHLTVPQLMEMFQKNSGTELKDDQLLLS, encoded by the coding sequence ATGAGTACTCCTGTCTTAGAGATTAGAGAATTACATCAAATTTTTGAACAAGGAACAATCAATGAAAACCACGTCTTAAAAGGGATTGACTTAACGATTCAACCCGGTGAATTCATTACAATCATCGGCGGAAATGGTGCGGGTAAATCCACTTTGTTAAATAGTATTGCTGGTGCGATTCCACCTAAGCAAGGAACGATTTTACTAAATGGTAAAAATGTGACGAAAGATTCTGTTATCAAGCGTTCGAAATCTATCAGCCGCGTCTTTCAAGACCCCAAACTAGGGACAGCTGTTCGGCTAACCGTTGAAGAAAATCTAGCACTTGCTTTAAAACGTGGGAACAAACGCGGATTTGGACTAGCTGTTAAAATGAAAAATCGTCCATTCTTTAAAGAACAATTGGCAACATTAAACTTAGGCTTAGAAAATCGTTTGACTGCTGAAATTGGTTTACTTTCAGGTGGACAGCGTCAAGCCATTACCCTTTTAATGGCCACTTTGGTACGACCTGACTTAATTTTATTAGATGAACATACTGCAGCTCTCGATCCTAAAACATCTATTACCGTCATGGAATTAACTGATCGTTTGATTAAAGAACATCAATTAACAGCATTTATGGTCACCCATGATATGGAAGATGCGATTAAATATGGGACTCGTTTAATTATGTTGCATCAAGGAAAAATTGTCGTTGATCTTTCAGAAGAAGAAAAACGTCATTTAACCGTTCCACAACTAATGGAAATGTTCCAAAAAAATAGTGGTACCGAATTAAAAGATGACCAGTTATTATTAAGTTAA
- a CDS encoding ABC transporter permease — MDILILVQSATSQGVVWALLAIGVFITFRILDIADLTAEGSFPLGAGIAAISITNGYSPWIATILGFVGGVLAGLVSGLLHTKLKIPALLAGIITMTGLYSITSRVMQAPNIALLGEKTVFSWLQELGLTKINATIVVGTLIAALVILLLFLFFRTEIGLAIRATGDNIDMSEANGINTDTMKMIGYMISNGCISLSGALIAQNNGFADLNSGVGTIVIGLASIIIAEVLFRNQPLLFRLITIVVGAIIYRFILAIVFELNVEPADSKIASAIVLVLCLSLPQLRDKLGLNKSKGGVKK; from the coding sequence ATGGATATATTAATTCTAGTGCAATCGGCGACTTCTCAAGGAGTCGTTTGGGCATTGTTAGCGATTGGTGTCTTTATCACCTTTCGAATTTTAGATATTGCAGATTTAACCGCCGAGGGAAGCTTTCCGCTAGGAGCTGGGATTGCGGCAATTAGCATTACCAATGGTTACTCGCCATGGATTGCTACAATATTAGGATTTGTTGGCGGTGTGTTAGCTGGTTTAGTCTCAGGATTACTTCATACGAAATTAAAAATCCCTGCACTGCTAGCGGGAATTATCACGATGACGGGGCTCTACTCGATTACCTCTCGGGTCATGCAAGCACCAAATATTGCCTTATTAGGCGAAAAAACTGTTTTTAGTTGGTTGCAAGAATTAGGGTTAACCAAAATTAATGCGACCATTGTTGTCGGAACACTGATTGCTGCGCTGGTCATTTTATTATTGTTCTTATTTTTCCGTACAGAAATTGGATTAGCGATTCGAGCAACAGGTGACAACATCGATATGAGTGAAGCGAACGGAATCAACACAGACACTATGAAAATGATTGGTTATATGATTTCCAATGGGTGCATCTCATTATCCGGTGCATTGATTGCTCAAAATAATGGCTTTGCTGATTTAAACTCAGGTGTCGGAACCATCGTTATCGGTTTAGCATCGATTATCATCGCAGAAGTATTATTCCGTAACCAACCATTGTTGTTCCGTTTGATCACCATCGTTGTCGGTGCGATTATCTATCGCTTTATCTTAGCGATTGTCTTTGAATTAAATGTTGAACCCGCCGATTCAAAAATCGCGTCTGCTATCGTCTTAGTCTTGTGCTTATCCTTACCACAACTACGCGATAAATTAGGGTTAAACAAATCAAAAGGAGGCGTGAAAAAATGA
- a CDS encoding ABC transporter substrate-binding protein has translation MKMKKIVTTSFVALSVLALAACGAPESTSKDSDAKKVGVLQIVQHGSLDAAYEGFKEGLAEGGYKEGENLVIDYQNAQNNQDNLKSMSEKLVKDKSDLLLGIATPAAQSLANETQDIPIVVTAVTDLAEAKLVDSNEKPGRNVTGTTDMVPDISKQTDLLLSIIDNPKTIGIMYNAGEANSKIQANLAKEALEKAGVKVKELTANTTNDVQQVTTSLAKDVDGIYIPTDNTFASAATVVGEVAKETKTPIVAASIEQVEAGGLATYGIDYESLGKQTGLMAAKILDGDATPSTMPVEFANELKLVVNEDMAEALGIDPASIKAPE, from the coding sequence ATGAAGATGAAAAAAATCGTAACGACTAGTTTCGTCGCATTGAGCGTGCTCGCGTTAGCCGCTTGTGGCGCACCAGAAAGTACGTCAAAAGACAGCGATGCAAAAAAAGTAGGTGTTCTACAAATTGTACAACACGGTTCACTAGACGCTGCTTATGAAGGATTTAAAGAAGGGTTAGCAGAAGGTGGTTACAAAGAAGGCGAAAATTTAGTGATTGACTATCAAAACGCCCAAAACAATCAAGACAACCTGAAAAGTATGAGTGAAAAATTGGTCAAAGATAAGTCCGATTTATTATTAGGAATTGCTACTCCTGCTGCTCAATCATTAGCAAATGAAACGCAAGATATTCCAATTGTGGTAACAGCTGTTACTGATTTAGCAGAAGCAAAATTAGTTGATTCCAACGAAAAACCAGGACGTAATGTGACAGGTACAACTGACATGGTTCCAGATATTAGCAAACAAACTGATTTATTACTAAGCATTATTGATAATCCAAAAACAATTGGTATCATGTACAATGCCGGTGAAGCCAATTCAAAAATCCAAGCAAACTTAGCTAAAGAAGCCTTGGAAAAAGCTGGTGTGAAAGTTAAAGAATTAACAGCCAACACCACCAACGATGTCCAACAAGTAACAACTAGTTTAGCCAAAGATGTTGACGGTATCTATATTCCAACGGATAACACTTTTGCAAGTGCGGCAACTGTTGTTGGTGAAGTAGCAAAAGAAACAAAAACACCAATCGTTGCAGCATCTATTGAACAAGTAGAAGCTGGTGGTTTAGCGACTTATGGTATCGACTATGAGTCATTAGGCAAACAAACTGGTCTAATGGCAGCGAAAATTCTTGATGGTGATGCCACACCAAGCACAATGCCTGTTGAATTTGCTAACGAATTGAAATTAGTCGTTAACGAAGATATGGCAGAAGCATTAGGTATTGATCCAGCAAGTATTAAAGCACCCGAATAA